Proteins from a single region of Ensifer adhaerens:
- a CDS encoding FAD-binding oxidoreductase, producing MTTLPSPELIASFVEIVGSANALTAEADKARYLVESRGLYRGTTPMVLRPGSVDEVSHILKLASATRTAIVPQGGNTGHVAGQIPREGKADIVLSLERLNRIRDIDPVGNVIVADAGCILADIQKAADDHNRLFPLSLGSEGSARIGGNLSTNAGGTAVLAYGNMRQLCLGLEVVLPTGEIWDGLRRLKKDNTGYDLRDLFIGAEGTLGVITGAVLKLFPKPLGHQVAFAGVGSVEQALALFEKASSLCGPALTGFELMPRLGVEFTTRHIPGVRDPMETVHPWYALIDISTSDSAESAERMVNDLLEQGFAAGLVENAVIAANEMQAKALWHMRESMSPAQKPEGGSIKHDVSVPVSSIPAFMKEADAAVTKAIPGARICSFGHMGDGNIHYNISQPVGADKQAFLDRWREINVIVHGIVLSYNGSISAEHGIGQLKRDELAEIRTPIEIELMQRIKHAFDPAGIMNPDKVLRADR from the coding sequence ATGACGACCCTTCCCTCTCCCGAACTCATCGCCTCCTTCGTCGAGATCGTCGGCAGCGCCAATGCGCTCACCGCAGAAGCGGACAAGGCGCGCTATCTCGTCGAGTCCCGCGGGCTTTATCGCGGCACGACGCCAATGGTGCTTCGTCCCGGCTCGGTCGACGAGGTGTCGCACATCCTGAAACTCGCCAGCGCGACCCGCACTGCGATTGTGCCGCAGGGCGGCAACACCGGCCACGTCGCCGGACAGATCCCGCGGGAAGGCAAGGCGGACATCGTGCTTTCGCTCGAAAGGCTGAACCGGATCCGCGACATTGATCCGGTCGGCAACGTGATCGTCGCGGACGCCGGCTGCATTCTCGCCGACATCCAGAAGGCCGCGGACGACCATAATCGCCTGTTCCCGCTGTCGCTCGGCTCGGAAGGCTCAGCCCGGATCGGCGGCAATCTCTCCACCAATGCTGGCGGCACGGCGGTGCTAGCCTATGGTAACATGCGCCAGCTCTGCCTCGGCCTCGAGGTGGTATTGCCGACCGGCGAGATCTGGGACGGACTGCGCCGGCTGAAGAAGGACAATACCGGTTACGACCTGCGCGACCTCTTCATCGGCGCCGAGGGTACGCTCGGCGTCATCACTGGCGCGGTGCTCAAGCTGTTCCCGAAACCGCTCGGTCACCAGGTGGCTTTTGCCGGCGTCGGCAGCGTCGAGCAGGCGCTCGCCCTCTTCGAAAAGGCCTCCAGCCTTTGCGGGCCGGCGCTGACCGGTTTCGAGCTGATGCCGCGCCTCGGCGTCGAGTTTACGACCAGGCATATTCCTGGCGTTCGCGATCCGATGGAGACGGTCCATCCCTGGTACGCGCTAATCGACATCTCCACCTCGGATTCGGCCGAAAGCGCCGAACGCATGGTCAACGACCTCCTGGAACAGGGATTTGCAGCCGGCCTTGTCGAAAATGCGGTGATCGCCGCCAATGAGATGCAGGCCAAGGCGCTGTGGCATATGCGCGAAAGCATGTCGCCGGCGCAGAAGCCCGAGGGCGGCTCGATCAAACACGATGTTTCGGTGCCCGTTTCCAGCATTCCCGCCTTCATGAAGGAGGCGGATGCCGCGGTCACGAAGGCGATCCCGGGCGCCCGCATCTGCTCCTTCGGCCACATGGGCGACGGCAACATCCACTACAACATCTCGCAGCCGGTCGGCGCCGACAAGCAGGCCTTCCTCGACCGCTGGCGCGAGATCAACGTGATCGTGCACGGTATCGTCCTCAGTTATAACGGCTCGATCTCGGCCGAGCACGGCATAGGCCAGTTGAAGCGCGACGAGCTCGCAGAAATCCGCACGCCGATCGAGATCGAGCTGATGCAACGGATCAAGCACGCCTTCGATCCGGCCGGCATCATGAACCCTGACAAGGTGCTGCGCGCCGACCGCTGA
- a CDS encoding MipA/OmpV family protein, with protein sequence MRIRSLVLLSGTLLLSANAVSAGDGQYFWSGDWYLKVGATGFLGPKYEGASKRMFQAAPLISLGKAGSSVRFSSRNDNMSYALVDQGSYRAGLVGKLIFERDAGTSSDLKGLDPIKFGGEIGGFAEVYPTDWLRVRAEVRQGIRSHHGVVADVAADAFTDVSSNVRISGGPRVTAATSAYYGAYYGVNDRESAASGLAKYYPHGGVGSAGVGAAITWQATEKLETSAYAEYRRLLGPAADSSLVQERGSRNQVLVGLSATYRFDFTLP encoded by the coding sequence TTGCGTATCCGTTCTCTTGTCCTCCTTTCTGGAACCCTTTTGCTATCGGCGAACGCCGTCTCTGCCGGCGACGGCCAGTATTTCTGGTCCGGTGACTGGTATCTGAAGGTGGGAGCCACCGGCTTCCTCGGTCCGAAGTATGAAGGCGCCTCCAAGCGCATGTTCCAGGCAGCACCCCTGATCTCGCTCGGCAAGGCCGGCAGCTCGGTTCGCTTCTCCTCGCGCAACGACAACATGTCCTACGCGCTGGTCGACCAGGGAAGTTATCGTGCGGGTCTCGTCGGCAAGCTGATCTTCGAGCGCGACGCCGGCACGTCCAGTGACCTGAAGGGTCTCGATCCGATCAAGTTCGGCGGTGAAATCGGCGGCTTTGCAGAGGTCTATCCGACGGACTGGCTGCGGGTGCGCGCCGAAGTCCGCCAGGGCATTCGCAGTCACCATGGCGTCGTCGCCGACGTCGCGGCTGACGCCTTCACCGATGTCAGCAGCAATGTCCGCATCTCCGGCGGTCCGCGCGTGACCGCTGCCACCAGCGCCTACTACGGCGCCTATTATGGCGTGAACGACCGCGAGTCTGCCGCATCCGGCCTCGCCAAGTATTATCCGCATGGCGGCGTCGGGTCCGCCGGCGTCGGCGCCGCGATCACCTGGCAGGCAACGGAGAAGCTCGAAACGAGTGCCTATGCCGAGTATCGGCGCCTGCTTGGCCCTGCCGCCGATTCCAGCCTCGTTCAAGAGCGCGGCAGCCGAAACCAGGTCCTGGTCGGCCTGTCGGCGACCTACCGTTTCGACTTCACCCTTCCTTGA
- a CDS encoding AraC family transcriptional regulator, which produces MPIRRFPLPQLPDADHFRNLDWVETGNAPVLALGRDYSAGLLVPFHSHTRTQLWWARGGVVLMRTERGRWMVPPGHALLIPAGMEHSAEMISDVRMHSIYFAPDLLRAERPMVMEINPLAGSLVDALVSIENETMSERREQLVTDLLLEEIGRLQERPLGLPYPRDEKLAALCRQFLQAPSAAASIDQWAERMGLSRRSFTRFFRKETGVSFVTWRQQACIFASLPFLADGEPITNVALDAGYENVAAFTTMFRRMLGSPPSVYLRTYLGQ; this is translated from the coding sequence ATGCCGATCCGCCGATTTCCCTTGCCGCAGCTTCCCGATGCCGATCACTTCCGGAATCTCGATTGGGTCGAGACTGGAAACGCGCCGGTGCTCGCACTGGGACGAGACTACAGCGCCGGCCTTCTGGTTCCGTTCCACAGCCATACGCGCACGCAGCTCTGGTGGGCGCGCGGCGGCGTCGTGCTGATGCGCACCGAACGCGGGCGGTGGATGGTGCCGCCCGGCCATGCCCTGCTGATCCCCGCTGGCATGGAGCACTCGGCCGAGATGATCAGCGACGTGCGCATGCACTCGATCTATTTCGCGCCGGACCTTCTGCGCGCCGAGCGGCCGATGGTCATGGAGATCAATCCGCTGGCCGGCAGCCTGGTGGATGCGCTCGTCAGTATCGAGAACGAGACGATGTCGGAGCGGCGTGAACAACTGGTCACGGATCTTTTGCTGGAGGAAATCGGCCGGCTGCAGGAGCGCCCGCTCGGCTTGCCGTATCCGCGCGACGAGAAACTAGCAGCCCTTTGCCGGCAGTTCCTGCAGGCGCCGTCGGCTGCGGCAAGCATCGACCAGTGGGCGGAACGGATGGGCCTCAGCCGGCGATCGTTCACGCGGTTCTTCCGCAAGGAGACGGGTGTCAGCTTCGTCACCTGGCGCCAACAGGCCTGTATCTTTGCCTCCTTGCCGTTCCTGGCCGATGGCGAGCCGATCACCAATGTGGCGCTCGATGCCGGCTATGAAAATGTGGCCGCCTTCACCACCATGTTCCGCCGCATGCTCGGCAGCCCGCCGAGCGTCTATCTCAGGACATATCTTGGGCAGTAA
- a CDS encoding DUF6101 family protein → MRNTLSQPAWVENTLRLDPKRFPQQASYALHGHTGNVTISLDERGAVLRKVLPSSGLPLSIALPARAFKGVAARAIDHGDGDVTVTLELHHDDPDLCVPLLVAHDLSDIAADWRAWAEAYRIPMLMVEADGVARPLEEHLGDVRTAPVKPRRRHSFFAERRPRFLVRRSTGTLGVHMKIDGREIIARS, encoded by the coding sequence ATGCGCAACACACTCTCTCAACCCGCATGGGTCGAAAACACGCTCCGTCTTGATCCGAAGCGCTTTCCACAGCAAGCAAGCTACGCTTTGCACGGTCACACGGGTAATGTCACGATCAGCCTGGACGAGCGTGGCGCAGTTCTGCGCAAGGTGCTACCATCGAGCGGCCTGCCGCTTTCGATCGCATTGCCGGCGCGGGCATTCAAAGGGGTCGCGGCTCGCGCGATCGATCACGGCGACGGAGACGTTACAGTGACGCTGGAACTTCATCACGACGACCCGGACCTCTGCGTTCCGCTGCTCGTCGCACACGACCTGTCCGACATTGCCGCCGACTGGCGCGCCTGGGCGGAGGCCTATCGCATTCCGATGCTGATGGTCGAAGCGGATGGCGTCGCAAGACCGCTTGAAGAGCACCTGGGCGACGTGCGCACCGCACCGGTCAAGCCGCGCCGCCGCCACTCCTTCTTCGCAGAGCGCCGGCCGCGCTTCCTCGTGCGCCGCTCCACCGGCACGCTCGGCGTTCACATGAAAATCGACGGGCGCGAGATCATCGCCCGCAGCTAA
- the ubiA gene encoding 4-hydroxybenzoate octaprenyltransferase, translated as MNTFPADSGRVHDAPSNNWVYRALPRALWPHAQLARWDRPIGWQLLLLPCLWSVALATGAAAGTEAFSFGRFLYHCFLFTVGAIAMRGAGCTYNDIVDHDIDMEVARTRSRPLPSGRISRLQAKVFMVLQALVGLVVLLQFNTFSIVLGILSLAIVAIYPFAKRFTDWPQFFLGLAFSWGALMGWAAEFGTLSLAAVLLYGAAIAWTIGYDTIYAYQDREDDELIGVRSTARRFGDNPRPWLIGLYGIATLLLLLSFVAAGAGAIAYIGLLIAAAMLTYQILVLNIHDPVQCLALFKFNGVVGLIIFVGLVLAFLVRLI; from the coding sequence ATGAACACGTTCCCCGCCGATTCCGGCCGCGTCCACGACGCGCCGTCCAACAATTGGGTTTATCGCGCACTGCCGCGCGCGCTCTGGCCCCATGCGCAGCTTGCCCGTTGGGACCGTCCGATCGGCTGGCAATTGCTGCTGCTGCCCTGCCTCTGGTCCGTGGCGTTGGCTACGGGCGCAGCGGCAGGCACCGAAGCCTTCTCGTTCGGCCGCTTCTTGTACCATTGCTTCCTGTTCACGGTGGGCGCGATCGCCATGCGCGGCGCCGGCTGCACCTACAACGACATTGTCGACCACGACATCGATATGGAGGTTGCGCGCACCCGCTCGCGGCCGTTGCCGTCGGGGCGCATTTCGCGTCTTCAGGCGAAGGTGTTCATGGTGCTGCAGGCGCTCGTCGGCCTGGTCGTGCTGCTGCAGTTCAACACCTTCTCGATCGTACTCGGCATCCTGTCGCTTGCGATCGTCGCAATCTATCCCTTCGCCAAACGGTTTACCGATTGGCCGCAATTCTTCCTGGGGCTAGCCTTCTCCTGGGGCGCGCTGATGGGCTGGGCGGCCGAATTCGGTACGCTGTCGCTGGCTGCCGTGCTGCTTTACGGTGCGGCGATTGCCTGGACGATCGGCTATGACACGATCTACGCCTACCAGGACAGAGAGGACGACGAGCTGATCGGCGTGCGTTCGACGGCAAGGCGGTTCGGCGACAATCCACGGCCGTGGCTGATCGGCCTTTATGGCATTGCGACACTGTTGCTGCTGCTGTCCTTCGTGGCCGCCGGTGCCGGCGCAATTGCCTATATCGGACTTCTGATTGCGGCGGCGATGCTGACCTATCAGATCCTGGTGCTGAACATCCACGATCCGGTGCAGTGCCTGGCGCTGTTCAAGTTCAACGGTGTTGTCGGCCTGATCATCTTTGTCGGCCTGGTACTGGCGTTTCTGGTACGCCTGATATGA
- a CDS encoding DUF1217 domain-containing protein, giving the protein MVSTYLDYSRITRDLRSSLNRVAQQPQIAREAEYYRENIDKVKTVDAFLDDYRLYSYAMKAHGLEDMTYAKAFMRKVLESDLKDDNSFANRLTDERYRNFAQAFNFSSATAVAQTNAQQDALIGLYNDRINNLDTVMRQEMAYFGAAMDLVTDVDQFLGNERLRSFAFTVFGLDAKTFSYTEVRNALTSDPATLTANQTAAKTRLTEASKQLTDLGARDTALAQIVSLTAQLAAAPDADKPAIQTKIDEQNAIVTDLDGRLPPRDQAPALKAQLSLEVNTLARQISGLDIYIQLASTFNFNADGSVPSGEKAISDEKKKLLNEAYVFQRPGVTPSGGARLTGAGALLNKEYYEQKIGSITKVSDLLADNRLLNYVITAFGLPSATTMPSTVENILTSDINDPESYVNKYGGEYNAAYKKMLAAFNFQTDGTLPAGKTAQDADQMKTTSDGYMVRYNDKSDAEDEALVKRFKLVIGTMKSVDELLANNDMKKFMLRAFGLENEDLSTRTLKRILTSDLNDPKSYANTLRDDRYVKLVKAFNFNPDGTLGAPKLAQSEADIMNTAKAYVIAKSRFGTDEEKKVAKDKAQEEAKYYAAEIEKVETLDAFLANRRLVDFVLVGSGIDPETVKTEYLKDMFTSNLDDPKSFINTDPNGLKYRGIVASFNFDTDGKIVRGEAGQIQTRRGLITTVDLYLNQSLEESEGADNGGVRLALYFKRKAPEINTAYDILAETALFQVVKTAYSMPEGLQNAKIEAQAAYLERVIDIKDLQDPAKLEKLLQRFTALYDVENNTDVSPGLAILSGSGGGGVSAETLLSLSQLRAGGR; this is encoded by the coding sequence ATGGTATCGACCTATCTCGACTACAGTCGCATCACGCGTGATTTGCGCAGCAGCCTCAATCGTGTTGCCCAGCAGCCGCAGATCGCGCGCGAAGCTGAATATTACCGGGAGAACATCGACAAGGTGAAGACCGTCGACGCGTTCCTCGACGATTACCGGCTCTACTCCTACGCGATGAAGGCACATGGCCTGGAGGACATGACCTATGCCAAGGCCTTCATGCGCAAGGTTCTGGAAAGCGACCTCAAGGACGACAACAGTTTTGCCAACCGTCTCACGGATGAACGCTACCGCAATTTCGCGCAGGCCTTCAACTTCAGTTCGGCAACCGCAGTGGCCCAAACCAACGCACAGCAGGATGCGCTGATCGGCCTCTATAATGACCGCATCAACAATCTCGATACAGTCATGCGGCAAGAGATGGCCTATTTTGGCGCGGCGATGGATCTGGTCACCGATGTCGACCAGTTTCTGGGCAATGAAAGGCTGCGCTCCTTTGCCTTCACCGTGTTCGGACTGGATGCGAAGACCTTTTCGTACACGGAAGTTCGCAATGCGTTGACGAGCGATCCCGCGACCTTGACCGCTAATCAGACGGCAGCCAAGACGCGGCTGACCGAAGCGAGCAAGCAACTGACGGATCTCGGCGCACGCGACACGGCTCTCGCCCAGATCGTCAGCCTGACGGCCCAACTGGCCGCAGCGCCCGATGCCGACAAGCCTGCCATCCAGACGAAGATCGATGAGCAGAACGCAATCGTCACCGACCTCGATGGACGGCTGCCCCCGCGCGACCAGGCGCCGGCGCTAAAGGCGCAACTCTCCCTGGAGGTGAACACGCTTGCCAGGCAGATCAGCGGTCTCGATATCTATATCCAGCTCGCCTCGACATTCAATTTCAATGCTGACGGCAGCGTGCCTTCCGGTGAGAAGGCGATCAGCGACGAAAAGAAAAAGCTGCTCAACGAGGCCTATGTCTTCCAGCGGCCAGGCGTCACACCGTCGGGTGGCGCACGGCTGACCGGCGCTGGCGCGCTGCTCAACAAGGAATACTACGAGCAGAAGATCGGCAGCATTACCAAGGTCTCTGACCTGCTCGCCGACAACCGCCTGCTCAACTACGTCATCACCGCCTTCGGCCTGCCGTCCGCGACAACGATGCCCTCCACGGTCGAAAACATCCTCACCAGCGACATCAACGACCCGGAGAGCTACGTCAACAAGTATGGTGGCGAATACAACGCCGCCTACAAGAAGATGCTCGCCGCCTTCAACTTCCAGACTGACGGTACGCTGCCAGCCGGCAAGACCGCGCAGGATGCGGACCAGATGAAGACGACGTCCGACGGCTACATGGTGCGCTACAACGACAAGAGTGATGCCGAGGACGAAGCTCTGGTCAAACGCTTCAAACTCGTGATCGGCACGATGAAATCGGTCGATGAACTGCTCGCCAACAACGACATGAAGAAGTTCATGCTGCGTGCTTTCGGTCTTGAGAATGAAGATCTGAGCACGCGAACGTTGAAGCGGATTCTGACCAGCGACCTCAACGATCCCAAAAGCTACGCCAACACGCTGCGCGATGATCGATACGTCAAGCTGGTAAAGGCATTCAACTTCAATCCGGACGGCACGCTCGGCGCACCAAAGCTCGCGCAGAGCGAGGCCGACATCATGAATACGGCCAAGGCCTATGTGATCGCCAAGTCCCGGTTCGGCACGGATGAAGAGAAGAAGGTCGCCAAGGACAAGGCGCAGGAGGAAGCCAAGTACTACGCGGCCGAGATCGAGAAGGTCGAGACGCTCGACGCCTTCCTCGCGAACCGGCGTCTGGTCGATTTCGTGCTCGTCGGATCCGGCATCGACCCGGAAACGGTCAAGACCGAATATCTCAAGGACATGTTCACGTCCAACCTGGACGATCCAAAGAGCTTCATCAATACCGATCCGAACGGATTGAAGTATCGCGGGATCGTCGCCTCCTTCAACTTCGACACAGACGGCAAGATCGTTCGGGGTGAGGCCGGCCAGATCCAGACCCGGCGCGGGTTGATCACCACGGTCGACCTCTATCTCAATCAGTCGCTCGAGGAATCCGAAGGCGCCGACAACGGCGGCGTTCGCCTGGCGCTCTATTTCAAGCGCAAGGCCCCGGAGATCAACACCGCTTACGACATCCTGGCCGAAACCGCCCTGTTCCAGGTCGTCAAGACGGCCTACAGCATGCCGGAGGGGTTGCAGAACGCCAAGATCGAGGCGCAGGCCGCCTATCTCGAGCGCGTCATCGACATCAAGGATCTGCAGGATCCCGCAAAGCTCGAGAAGCTTTTGCAGCGGTTCACCGCGCTCTATGACGTCGAAAACAACACGGACGTCTCGCCGGGCCTGGCCATCCTCAGCGGTAGCGGGGGAGGCGGCGTCAGCGCCGAGACGCTCCTGTCTCTCTCGCAGCTACGGGCAGGCGGTCGCTGA
- a CDS encoding DUF6656 family protein: protein MAKFRYYDAAAEKPPAIMPKTAVHTEFLRTGRINRRQWLPNERRYLSYEEVADRTGKKLTTAGDTTHKRINGFHASIQFPKLIFHRTLVGKPHLGYCHVTAARTAVTPSKDITWSFYFANFFSDLGDETHFFDRIQSGYSRMYFAVAIEPNSEDGQMIINRNVRDNGLLFRTDDPKIALKNVLMLGARNDSLRRIIRSL from the coding sequence ATGGCAAAGTTCAGATATTACGACGCAGCGGCCGAAAAGCCGCCGGCGATCATGCCGAAGACGGCAGTTCACACCGAGTTTCTGCGCACCGGCAGGATCAACCGCCGGCAGTGGTTGCCGAACGAACGACGGTACCTCAGCTACGAGGAAGTCGCCGACAGGACTGGCAAGAAGCTCACGACCGCCGGCGATACCACGCACAAGCGGATCAACGGCTTCCATGCCTCGATCCAGTTTCCCAAGCTGATTTTTCACCGCACGCTCGTCGGCAAGCCGCATCTTGGCTATTGCCACGTGACGGCGGCGAGGACGGCGGTCACGCCTTCCAAAGATATCACCTGGTCGTTCTACTTCGCCAATTTCTTCAGCGACCTTGGTGACGAGACGCATTTCTTCGACCGCATCCAGAGCGGCTACTCCCGCATGTATTTCGCGGTCGCGATCGAGCCGAACTCCGAAGACGGACAAATGATCATCAACCGCAACGTCCGCGACAACGGGCTCCTTTTCCGCACGGACGACCCCAAGATCGCCCTCAAGAACGTGCTGATGCTCGGTGCCCGGAACGATTCGCTGCGCCGCATCATCCGCAGCCTCTGA
- a CDS encoding L-threonylcarbamoyladenylate synthase, protein MAEIIDTGREPDRAIERACAVLAQGEPVAIPTETVYGLAADATNPEAISRIYEMKGRPRFNPLISHVSDMAMAEAHVRFDPISRRLAETFWPGPLTLILPQRPDSAVHALASAGLDTLGIRMPDGFSRRVIARFGRPLAAPSANTSGKISPTSAAHVDADLGDKLKLILDAGPAEIGLESTIIKVDGGEIRLLRPGGLDAAEIERLLDRPVIRPETAGATIEAPGMLASHYAPGAAVRLDAANVRAGEALIRFGGGKIAGEEQAAIVLDLSPTGNLREAAANLFDYMKRADASGAATIAFGPIPADGLGEAIIDRLQRAAAPRG, encoded by the coding sequence ATGGCAGAAATCATCGACACAGGCAGGGAACCGGACCGCGCGATCGAACGCGCCTGCGCCGTTCTTGCCCAAGGCGAGCCGGTCGCCATCCCGACCGAAACCGTCTATGGCCTTGCCGCCGACGCGACCAATCCCGAGGCGATCAGTCGCATCTACGAGATGAAGGGACGGCCGCGCTTCAATCCGCTGATCTCGCATGTTTCCGACATGGCCATGGCCGAGGCTCACGTGCGTTTCGATCCGATTTCGCGGCGCCTGGCAGAAACGTTCTGGCCAGGACCGCTGACGCTGATCCTGCCGCAGCGGCCCGATAGCGCCGTGCATGCCCTCGCCTCGGCCGGCCTCGACACGCTCGGCATCCGTATGCCCGACGGCTTCTCGCGCCGAGTGATCGCCCGCTTCGGGCGCCCGCTCGCAGCGCCCAGCGCCAACACCTCAGGCAAGATCAGCCCGACCAGCGCGGCCCACGTCGATGCCGATCTCGGCGACAAGCTGAAACTGATCCTCGATGCCGGTCCGGCCGAAATCGGCCTGGAATCCACGATCATAAAGGTCGACGGTGGCGAGATCCGGCTGCTCCGACCGGGTGGCCTCGATGCCGCCGAGATCGAGCGCCTGCTCGACCGTCCGGTGATCCGGCCAGAGACCGCGGGGGCGACGATCGAGGCTCCGGGCATGCTGGCCTCGCACTATGCGCCGGGCGCTGCCGTCAGGCTCGATGCTGCCAATGTGCGCGCGGGCGAGGCCTTGATCCGTTTCGGCGGAGGCAAGATCGCCGGCGAGGAGCAGGCGGCGATCGTGCTTGACCTCAGCCCGACGGGAAACCTGCGCGAAGCGGCAGCCAATCTCTTCGACTATATGAAGCGAGCCGATGCCAGCGGGGCCGCAACGATCGCCTTCGGCCCGATACCAGCTGACGGATTGGGGGAAGCGATCATCGACCGGCTGCAGCGGGCAGCAGCACCACGAGGGTGA